One Citrus sinensis cultivar Valencia sweet orange chromosome 5, DVS_A1.0, whole genome shotgun sequence genomic window, ataaatagtaaaaataaagttattgTTAGATCATATGGTTATTAACAGTGCTATACGGTGGTGCAACTCTACAGCAGCCGGATTGCAAATTTACAGTGAACttgtttcaattaattttaacaccAACCCATATTCAAGACGTAACACCTATGCAATTGGCATACATATTCAAGATGCGATcatattgtaacaaattactaGCCAAACGAAACTGGagataaaatgaattttattgcgcGATAGATGTCTTGAAAGTAACCTTTGTCACCGAGTCAAGGGAATCCTTGTGCTGCGCACACCTACTTTGAATGATGGGGAGCTTTAGTCCAACACctaatgctttatttttttatgtttgactCCACCTATTTCACATTAATTAATACTAAAGATtccaaaactaaaaattattgaaaaaaatgttgcAATACAACTTGCATGTAAGTTGACGAGCAGtacaatttagaaaataattcatgGGATGACAAAATTCCATCACTTTCACATGAGTCAAAGCAGCAAAGctattaaatgttttaaaataaggaACGGCGAAGGAGATGGTACCTAAGAAGTGGAGTGTTGGGCATCGAATGGGCGACGAATATGCGTTCTCAGCCACAGATGGCGCCTTGAACATGGCACCTCCAACGATAATCAGGAACTTTATTTTTGGAACTTTTGTAAGAGCCACGCCCTGCAAGCAAAACAACACCGCGACAccaattacttaattaattgatatttttattttctgccGGTTCTCGAACTCGAAGAATACAAACAAAAGTTAACAGCCTAAACGCACCTTCGCTTGCATACCCGCCAGCCCCGCCGAGAGTATCGCCCCCTGTTATTGCCATTTAACGATACGTGAATTAATCATGAGAAATAACTAGTCAAAGATTAATAGTCGACGAACCTGTGAGAATCCCAGAAGCCCATCAAACGGGCCATGTTTGATCATGTAATCTTCAATGTATGCAAGGCACTTGTCAAAGTTTGTGTACTCTGTAAATTcctataattaacaataatttttttaaaaaaaatcagaaattaTGAACTTGGTAATCAAAGAAGGCGAAAGTGAAAGTGAAAGAAACAGAATTCGGACTTCAGACCTTGTTGAACTGGAACCACTCGTAATAAGGAGGATCAAAGATGCCTTCCACGTCAGATTTACCTTGGGCAGGGTGCGCCCCGTTGGGGAAAACAAGATCGAGATTGTCGAGTACTTGTTGAGGCCATTTTCCTATCTGTTTCTTGAGAATTTCTCCGCTTGTTCTGAATCCATGCAGACAAAGAACTCTTGGTTTCCTCACAATCCCAGCTTCACTTCCCATCTTTTCTcaattttctgaaaaaaaattatgaacgCTTTATACTTTGAGGCTTTTTCTGTTCCGCTATGTTTGGAGGTTTTTAAATGTTAAGAGCCCCTCTTTTTATGTGGGGACCTGAAATAGTGAAATTTACTCGTCTCAGATTCTGCGCGTTTGTAAGGATGCCTCCCGCGGGGCATATGCCGCGCTGAGTATAATAGTTACACGTGCTCTCCTAGTTCTAGAATGATTGGTACGTAATGGACGCTGAAGATGGCACAGATTGTTTTCTCAACGGCTGTGATCTGCTATGTGAATCTCGTGCAATGTGTCCTGTGGTTCATGCATTGACTTGTGGGCAGTAGGTAGAGAACTCGTTCAAGGGTTTGATGTGTTCATCAATTACGTTAAACTGCGCCCTCTGCCTCTTTGATAATCCGCTgcttagggatggcaatgtagaggggaggggaggggaccaatctctcCGTATTTATCTatgatattttgcgtatgtctcTGTCTCCTTCCCATCcctgtcaaaattatttaagagaatcttcatcccctctccgaataataacaggggatccctgatggtccccgatccccgaataactaatacatttttttttcgattttgagttaatcatattaaaataaaaaattcaaataaaagtaaagttcgaaatatatcttacattaatatccattacaaaagtcacatacattaaattagtaagtaacgcagcatgcgagggatacaaactatcatgaataaattaatagcccaatacaaaattgttacaaataaaatcaaatttagattcaaaattaacttttcaatggtggcgtgggcactttataaatgtggattattccctttacaacatAATAGTTAAGTCgaagcaaatcaagagcaaatattatattagattagatattaaaattgtgattttctgtgggcaattataagatctaaaaataaataaaaaatagatttaagataaataaaaaatagatttaagtttaaaatatttaatgaatattaaaattaaaacaaaagttttgggctaatagaatatgtccggtctttttaatgtcataaataaaaatttaggactttaattagttaattaggcctaaaagtttaataatataaatattttgatattttttatttttaccaatacttataattttataattcaaattttataatttatttactagtaattttaaaaataaaaattaaattaaaaattaaaatggagaaatgggtagaggatggggattccacctcatccccgtcccctccccgaataagaaattgggtaaaaagaTGATCAGGCACCTTGATGTGTTCATCAATTACGTTAAACTGCGCCCTCTGCCTCTTGATAATCCGCTGCTTTAATGGGAagttcattttattctttttagaTTATTCCTCGtgaaataatagttttatcctttttaacatatcttttagttattgtaaattttaattttttttattcaaataacaaagaaaaatttatggcacgttgatgaaaattttattatattcctaataaaaatgatagatGAGCTGAGGttacaataatttagaaaGTATTTTGAAGATCATTATTCCATGAgagataaattttgaattatcatTCCCGTTAAATgacaattttcaaatacactttaaattattgtaaacttcaacttattccatttttattcaaaagataaggaaaaaaataggggtgaattgatgaagatttttttttttttaatcttcttcACAAAAATGAGAGTTATATTAAGGTTTACAACAATTTCATgggtattttgaaaattatcatttcacgAGAAGCaatacaaaattaacattttattccTTCAAGAACGTCTCACTCAGCCacaatttctttgtttgtttgttaaatttcTTAATCTATTCGATacacttctttaattttacaaatacaCGTTTTAAGATAAGGCatatgttaataattatagtaaaataaataatgaaaatttcatgATGACTATAAAAAGCAACTATGACAgaatagtttatttaattttccatgCAAACTCTCCAAGATCTGGACGTGCCACGCTACTGACTAGTAAAATAAGAGTATGGGAGGCGCAATTATTTAGTTGATAACTTAATATGAAAGATAAGCCGTCgattttcatgattttgttttgttttctcattTTACATTGATTCATGTTGCACTGTCACCGCAACGCTATGTCAAGCACCAGAGCTAAAACCAAAATTGGAAATGCGATGGGCCGAAAGTCTAAACCTATGCTCGGTTGGGCGTAAACGAGGTGAGAGGTGagctgtttttttttgttttctcttggCTTTCCATCGTTCGGAGCGAAAATTGACCGGAAATCAAATTCCGTTTCAACtctaatttctattatttgagaaatttattagtttcttTATTGAGAAGTAAGGAAATTTGGATTCCACTCAATtaaaaagttacatttttctattttacctcatttaattgttgatttacaattttaccgctgaaaaaatctttaaaaaatctaacaaaatgagaattagttttttttttaatgtcaaagTCCTTTACAAAAAATCGGTAAATCTTTTAAACTTTTGGCCACTTTCATAAGTAATAAGAGCATCGGCGATAGCATTTGAGAATAagagaatatttaaaatttcaacaatgtCTTATCTATCTTACTTTCATGAAATTGTTTAGAGTTTGAACCATAAGACTTTCGTCGGCGAGCTTCATCGATTCTCGATCGGCTATTGACAACTGCCTTCACTATTACCTTAGCAATATCCGATATTTTAGCTTTATGATTCCTCACCTTAGATGCAGTTTCTCATCTCCTCAACCTATTATATTTTGTCATTTCGGTTGTTTGGATGCTCTTGTTGACTTCTTATTGTTGGTTGTTGTAATTGTTTTGGTGAGCTTTAATGAGCTTATGATGTTGTGCATTTTGTAGACTTGGAACATGGCTATTGCAATTGTTCATGCCATAACGTCAACAGGAATCAATTTATCAACAGCGTTACGATTcattacataattaatttattgaataattaattccAGCTTGTGAGAGCAATTATCATTGACTTGTTATCTTAATTCGGTGGGATGTGTGTGGGTTGTGGGTTATggctatttttaattgttgtgtTGCTTCAAAATTGCCCGTGAATGGTGGTAGTCTGATTCAATTcttgatttgattaaaaatgttGTTAGGATTGCTAACATGTGTATTGTTTACTGTGTTTCCGGTTTGACACTTGATACAACTGCTGTAAAAATGGTGTCTtgtaatttattgttaataggaATTTTATCTAGCAAAAGAGTAAACTAATAGGGTGCCAGAATTTAAAAAGtgcatttcaaattttaaatttaggaGTAAGTTGCCGAATTGTTTAAGTTACAAGGGCAAATCATTAGAAAGTTTACCCGTTAAATAGAAGTGATGCTCATACAGACTTATGGTGAGCCACGCCTACTCAACCCCGGCTTGATAAATACgttatctaaaaataattcttttttttgggccTAAAGGGCCCTTAGGCTACGAGCTCTGCCCTTGGATGCCAAGGCTCTCGTTTCGTATGTAATCTGTTGGGGCTCCATTTTAAGTAGGAAAAAAGTTAAGTACAAAGCACCGATACGATAATTAATTAGAGTAATAATACAGtcataaattcttatataaatttattttgtataaattgatgcGGCATTAgtttattggttgaatgaaaatataaaataataaaaataaatcatgtgggccaagtgatatttaattcaaccaatcttatcatgccacatcagtacaaaataaatttatacaagaatttatggctatatcattactcaattaattaattattactatagCAAaaagagttggactattgaCACACTGCCAAAAGCTCTTAAAACCCCTTCCCTTTTTTCAATCCAGTCAAATATTCAAAGATCTCGCAACAACCTTCTTAATGACATTATTAACCTCGCactacattaataaaaatattcgcCCAacctttcaattttcatttttattttctgaagCCCCATACTGACGTGAACTTTTGTTCCACTTCCTCTTAGATTTctgtataaaataaagattgtTTCTTCTCTACTTCTCAACTTCCAAtaatacaagaatttaaaaaatttgaacaaaatattGTTTCTATGTGTTTatcaaagttctttttttttttttcaaaaaaagagACCCatagcatttatttttcatagattccaaatttaattaggaaatttataaaattttcactgTTTTATTGGCACCTCTTGGCGCCGCCATATCAAATGATGAAGTGCTAATGATGTCTAGTGATGAAAATTTCGATGACGTTCAATAAAATAGAGAGagatttacaaattaatatgaAACTATTAATCTGGGtgtaaatggaaaaataacttccggtaattttttttttcattttaattagatATAGTCCTTAAATGTAATTCCAGTGAAGGTTAAAATGGTAAATATAGGAAAGgtgttttaaaaggattttcAAGAGGCGGCCAATAGTCAagaatatatttaatagaTAATTGCCAGTTGAATATATCTTAATAACTAGTCTTGTACATATGTTAAAGAATGAAACAGTTGTATGGGACTTTAAACCACTTTGGAGTGGGGGAGGGGGAAGCCAGTTTTACATCCCTATTTAGTGTGTTTGTGGTAATAAATGGTATTCTTTGACTCATAATTATTCGCCATAGGTTTCTAACATACTTAAGAGTGGCACCAACATATTTCGCTGAACCCCTATACGTAATTTATCATTTCGTTACATGCATATTGCCACTCAAAACATATTATATGAATTCACTGCAACAAGTTGCAGAATACCATGGATGATGAATTCACAATGAGGAAGCAGAGAATACTAGTCAGGGACACAAGCGGTTGATTTTCCATACCCGTTTTCCGTTGATTTCCTGAGGAGAATATTGCAACCTGTCATGAAAACGTACATTACCAATGAGGCTTACAAGTCTTTGGTTAACCACATTTATCCAACTCTTAAGGCCATGCACCCACTTAAATTCATTCATTTGCCAAAAACAATGGAAATCctctttttgattttgaagaaaacatTTCAGAAATGCCTAAGAATATGTGAAAggcaacattttatttataagagttcattttaaactttaaattgAATAAGGTTTCTAAATTCTTCAAAACAACTTAGGGAAGAGTGTCCATTTCATAAGAAGTTATCCAATgtaaatttagataaaaaacCACACTATTCTgcagagaaaagaaataaaaatcaccTATCATGCAAACGAGACGTCTGTCCTTGCCAGAATTCGAAACGCT contains:
- the LOC102609084 gene encoding dihydrofolate reductase-like — its product is MGSEAGIVRKPRVLCLHGFRTSGEILKKQIGKWPQQVLDNLDLVFPNGAHPAQGKSDVEGIFDPPYYEWFQFNKEFTEYTNFDKCLAYIEDYMIKHGPFDGLLGFSQGAILSAGLAGMQAKGVALTKVPKIKFLIIVGGAMFKAPSVAENAYSSPIRCPTLHFLGETDFLKPYGLELLEKCVDPFVIHHPKGHTIPRLDEKGLETMLSFIERIQKTLLDEEEK